In the Puntigrus tetrazona isolate hp1 chromosome 9, ASM1883169v1, whole genome shotgun sequence genome, one interval contains:
- the tfdp1a gene encoding transcription factor Dp-1a, producing the protein MAKDAGLIEANGELKVFIDQNLSPGKGVLSLVTVHPQTVTVGKQLLPKTLGPSNVNIAPHMVISTPQRPSGSNVILMNSPHTPSSQFITQSQPSEASPWSSGKRGKKGEKNGKGLRHFSMKVCEKVQRKGVTTYNEVADELVAEFSSGDNHISPNDAHVYDQKNIRRRVYDALNVLMAMNIISKEKKEIKWIGLPTNSAQECQNLEVERQRRLERIKQKQSQLQELILQQIAFKNLIQRNRQREQQTKRPPPANSVIHLPFIIVNTSKKTVIDCSISNDKFEYLFNFDSMFEIHDDIEVLKRMGMACGLEVGKCSAEDLKTARSLVPKALEPYVTEMAQGPISNVYMTGASSANGGRYHVGSDGGADGTMASSSNDSHYSGSRVETPVSYMGEDDDDDDDEFDENDDED; encoded by the exons ATGGCCAAAGAT GCTGGTCTGATTGAGGCCAATGGGGAGTTGAAGGTTTTCATTGATCAGAACCTGAGCCCTGGCAAAG GTGTTCTGTCTTTAGTAACGGTGCATCCACAGACAGTGACGGTTGGAAAACAACTGTTGCCAAAAACGCTGGGCCCTTCCAACGTGAACATCGCACCACACATG GTCATTAGCACACCTCAGAGGCCCAGTGGCTCCAATGTAATCCTAATGAACAGCCCACACACACCCAGCTCTCAGTTTATCACCCAGAGTCAACCATCGGAAGCATCTCCGTGGTCCTCCGG AAAGAGGGGTAAGAAGGGGGAGAAGAATGGGAAAGGCCTGAGACATTTCTCAATGAAGGTTTGTGAAAAGGTCCAGCGGAAAGGTGTCACAACTTACAACGAGGTCGCTGATGAGCTTGTGGCCGAGTTCAGCTCTGGTGATAATCATATCTCCCCTAATGATGCG CATGTGTATGACCAGAAGAACATTCGGCGGCGTGTATACGATGCGCTCAATGTGCTGATGGCCATGAACATCATCtccaaagagaagaaagagatcAAATGGATCGGCCTGCCCACAAACTCTGCTCAGGAGTGCCAGAACCTGGAGGTGGAGAGGCAAAGACGTTTGGAGagaatcaaacaaaaacagtcgCAACTTCAAGAACTTATCCTACAG CAAATTGCCTTCAAAAACCTTATACAACGGAACCGCCAGAGAGAACAACAGACAAAAAGGCCCCCACCTGCCAACTCGGTCATTCACTTGCCATTTATCATCGTAAACACCAGCAAGAAAACAGTCATTGACTGCAGCATCTCCAATGACAA GTTTGAGTACCTCTTCAATTTCGATAGCATGTTTGAGATTCATGATGACATTGAGGTGTTGAAGCGCATGGGCATGGCTTGTGGTCTCGAGGTGGGCAAGTGCTCTGCCGAGGACCTGAAGACTGCCAGAAGCTTGGTGCCCAAAGCACTGGAGCCCTACGTCACGG AAATGGCACAGGGGCCTATCAGTAATGTCTATATGACAGGGGCTTCGTCTGCTAACGGAGGCCGCTATCACGTTGGGAG TGACGGTGGAGCAGATGGCACCATGGCCTCAAGTTCAAACGACTCCCACTACAGCGGCTCTCGGGTGGAGACCCCCGTGTCTTACATGGGCGaggacgacgacgacgacgacgacgaatTCGACGAAAACGACGACGAGGACTAA
- the mettl21cb gene encoding S-adenosylmethionine-dependent methyltransferase domain-containing protein: protein MEIEGSPGLKGNMKQPDPVKPPPNNTEEEGLDCKDMQKEALNRRNAWEPTVFYSLGSETFFFTGQEINIRESLDSFGAVIWPGAVALCQYLEKNRKQIDLLDKAVLELGAGTGLVSIVASLLGAWVTATDLPEVLSNLNFNLSRNTRGRCRYTPQVAALVWGQDVKRDFPSSIYNYDYVFCADVVYHHNFLEDLLITMQYFCKPGTTLLWANKVRFQTDLHFIENFKNVFNVTLLEENPQEEVRIYQATVRTPAQIREEKRENQQHHV from the exons ATGGAGATCGAAGGAAGTCCAGGTCTAAAAGGAAACATGAAGCAACCTGACCCTGTTAAACCACCTCCAAACAACACAGAAGAAG AGGGTCTGGACTGTAAAGACATGCAGAAGGAGGCACTGAACAGACGCAATGCCTGGGAGCCCACTGTCTTCTATTCTCTTGGCAGTGAGACGTTTTTCTTCACCGGGCAGGAGATCAATATCCGAGAGTCACTGGACTCTTTTGGCGCCGTCATCTGGCCAGGC GCTGTGGCTCTCTGTCAGTATTTGGAGAAGAACCGGAAACAGATTGATCTGCTGGACAAAGCCGTGCTGGAACTTGGAGCGGGTACAGGACTGGTGTCCATAGTGGCAAGTTTACTGG GTGCCTGGGTCACAGCCACAGATCTGCCTGAAGTCCTGTCAAATCTGAACTTTAACCTCTCCCGCAACACACGGGGCCGCTGCAGATACACCCCTCAGGTGGCCGCTCTGGTCTGGGGACAGGATGTGAAAAGGGACTTCCCCAGCTCCATCTACAATTACGACTATGTGTTTTGTGCGGACGTGGTCTATCACCACAACTTTCTGGAGGATCTACTGATCACGATGCAGTATTTCTGCAAGCCAGGAACCACCCTACTGTGGGCAAATAAG GTGCGATTTCAAACTGACCTGCATTTCAttgaaaactttaaaaatgtttttaatgtcacgCTGCTGGAAGAGAACCCACAAGAGGAGGTAAGGATCTACCAGGCCACTGTAAGGACGCCAGCCCAAATAAGGGAGGAGAAGAGGGAGAACCAACAACACCATGTGTAA
- the si:ch211-160b11.4 gene encoding uncharacterized protein si:ch211-160b11.4 isoform X2: MRKLFFLVLTITAFASPLVQDEKLPDLVVKEPEVEKELTVERKEEEAGSLVQDKAVADSVLLEPETTEKKRVPEETRVMLEEPVLVADYLIEEVPETILQPELEITATGLDKNIVEEVVAELESETNIKVDEKEENVVKEVPTLEADYIIAEDPEMQMDLEGKDEGHRIF; encoded by the exons ATGAGAAAATTGTTCTTCTTGGTTCTCACCATAACAG CTTTTGCCAGTCCACTAGTTCAGGATGAGAAGCTTCCTGATCTAGTGGTGAAGGAGCCAGAGGTTGAGAAAGAACTGACAGTAGAGCgcaaagaagaagaagcaggtTCCCTGGTGCAGGATAAAGCTGTTGCAGATTCAGTGTTGCTGGAGCCCGAgacaacagagaaaaaaagagtacCAGAAGAGACACGAGTGATGTTGGAGGAACCTGTGCTAGTGGCAGATTACCTCATTGAAGAGGTGCCAGAGACAATACTACAGCCTGAGCTGGAAATAACCGCCACTGGGCTGGACAAAAACATTGTGGAGGAAGTTGTAGCAGAGTTAGAGtctgaaacaaatattaaagtggacgaaaaagaagaaaatgtagtGAAGGAGGTGCCTACACTTGAGGCTGACTATATTATAGCTGAAGATCCAGAAATGCAAATGGACCTGGAAGGGAAAGATGAAGGACACCGCATATTTTAG
- the si:ch211-160b11.4 gene encoding uncharacterized protein si:ch211-160b11.4 isoform X1 — MRKLFFLVLTITASLAFASPLVQDEKLPDLVVKEPEVEKELTVERKEEEAGSLVQDKAVADSVLLEPETTEKKRVPEETRVMLEEPVLVADYLIEEVPETILQPELEITATGLDKNIVEEVVAELESETNIKVDEKEENVVKEVPTLEADYIIAEDPEMQMDLEGKDEGHRIF; from the exons ATGAGAAAATTGTTCTTCTTGGTTCTCACCATAACAG CTTCTTTAGCTTTTGCCAGTCCACTAGTTCAGGATGAGAAGCTTCCTGATCTAGTGGTGAAGGAGCCAGAGGTTGAGAAAGAACTGACAGTAGAGCgcaaagaagaagaagcaggtTCCCTGGTGCAGGATAAAGCTGTTGCAGATTCAGTGTTGCTGGAGCCCGAgacaacagagaaaaaaagagtacCAGAAGAGACACGAGTGATGTTGGAGGAACCTGTGCTAGTGGCAGATTACCTCATTGAAGAGGTGCCAGAGACAATACTACAGCCTGAGCTGGAAATAACCGCCACTGGGCTGGACAAAAACATTGTGGAGGAAGTTGTAGCAGAGTTAGAGtctgaaacaaatattaaagtggacgaaaaagaagaaaatgtagtGAAGGAGGTGCCTACACTTGAGGCTGACTATATTATAGCTGAAGATCCAGAAATGCAAATGGACCTGGAAGGGAAAGATGAAGGACACCGCATATTTTAG
- the jam2b gene encoding junctional adhesion molecule 2b, whose product MLLYFPSSDPVTVTTSKAKVEVHENTNAVLSCEFRTEKETNPRVEWKKRGKDVSYVYFDGDFTGSFKGRASIDGATMTLRGVTQKDSGVYHCEVTARQDKIKLGEVTVILNVLVPPHAPSCEVPETVMRGFSAELRCKDKLSVPAATYSWYKDNKPLHAATLHEINYTLDPKTGTLKFNVSKSDEGQYRCEASNGVGAPKSCAGQHMKITEFELNMTIVIAIEVGAFLFLLSCCVAICLCCRRGCCRCCCKNKREAKQRTKTNYIPPDPRCYKHTQSFVL is encoded by the exons ATGCTGCTCTACT TTCCCAGCTCAGATCCTGTTACTGTGACGACAAGCAAAGCCAAAGTGGAGGTACACGAAAACACAA ATGCTGTCCTGTCCTGTGAGTTCAGGACAGAGAAAGAAACCAACCCACGAGTTGAATGGAAGAAAAGAGGCAAAGATGTTtcatatgtttattttgatgggGATTTTACAG GTTCATTTAAGGGCCGTGCATCCATCGATGGAGCGACAATGACCCTCCGTGGTGTTACACAGAAAGACTCAGGAGTGTATCATTGCGAAGTCACAGCCCGTCAGGACAAAATCAAGCTGGGGGAGGTCACTGTAATCCTCAATGTGCTTG TGCCACCGCATGCGCCATCATGTGAGGTCCCAGAAACAGTCATGAGAGGATTTTCTGCAGAGCTCCGCTGTAAAGACAAACTGAGTGTTCCTGCTGCCACCTACAGCTGGTACAAAGACAACAAACCGCTTCACGCTGCCACTCTCCATGAAATCAACTACACCCTGGACCCCAAAACTGGGACTCTG AAGTTCAATGTGTCAAAATCTGATGAGGGTCAGTATCGATGCGAGGCCTCGAATGGCGTGGGAGCACCCAAAAGTTGTGCAGGACAGCATATGAAGATAACTGAAT TTGAGCTGAACATGACAATAGTTATAGCCATAGAGGTGGGAGCGTTCCTGTTCCTCCTCTCATGCTGTGTTGCCATCTGTCTGTGCTGCAGAAGAGGGTGCTGTCGTTGCTGCTGCA AGAATAAAAGAGAGGCTAAACAAAG GACAAAGACCAACTATATCCCTCCAGAt CCAAGATGCTACAAACATACACAGTCCTTTGTGTTGTGA
- the LOC122352102 gene encoding LOW QUALITY PROTEIN: GA-binding protein alpha chain-like (The sequence of the model RefSeq protein was modified relative to this genomic sequence to represent the inferred CDS: inserted 2 bases in 2 codons): MSKSETEEMIEIEIDGREKQECLEEGIEEQTITAAELITQDIDINEPIGNLKKLLEPRLQVPLDGYDICLQDILLHPDHSLFDQGVKTDGTVQLSVQIVTKQGEEKLNILEIVKPVETVEVVIDPDAAAGEEAHLVEDGHVIAVERGSIPDETSEQVTRWAAALEGYRKEQVRLNIPYDPVQWTADQVIHWAVWVMKEFGIEEMEVGGIHIXGRQLCGFSQEEFLQRVPSGEILWSHLELLRKYVLASQDQGQEATVTIDQPVQIIPAPVQQATPTAIKVMKHNKTPRAPXSQERSAAPGNRTGNNGQIQLWQFLLELLTDKDSRDCISWVGEEGEFKLNQPELVAQKWGQRKNKPTMNYEKLSRALRYYYDGDMISKVQGKRFVYKFVCDLRTLIGYSAAELNSLVTECEQKKLARVQLHGLGQPVNTVTLATATGQPVTTVTLAAAALEKDS, translated from the exons ATGTCTAAAAGTGAGACAGAGGAGATGATTGAAATTGAGATTGATGGTCGGGAGAAACAGGAGTGTCTAGAGGAAGG GATTGAGGAGCAAACCATCACAGCAGCTGAATTGATTACCCAGGATATTGACATCAATGAGCCGATCGGTAACCTGAAGAAGTTACTGGAGCCTCGTCTTCAGGTCCCGCTGGATGGATATGACATTTGTCTGCAGGACATCCTA TTGCATCCTGATCACAGCCTGTTCGATCAAGGAGTGAAGACAGATGGCACAGTACAGCTCAGCGTGCAGATTGTCACAAAACAGG GTGAAGAGAAATTGAATATTTTGGAGATTGTGAAGCCAGTGGAGACCGTGGAGGTGGTGATTGATCCAGACGCAGCTGCTGGCGAGGAAGCTCATCTGGTGGAGGATGGACATGTGATTGCGGTGGAGCGAGGCTCCATTCCTGATGAGACTTCAGAGCAGGTGACACGCTGGGCGGCTGCACTGGAAGGGTACCGCAAGGAGCAGGTTCGACTGAACATTCCCTATG ACCCGGTGCAGTGGACAGCAGATCAGGTGATCCACTGGGCAGTTTGGGTTATGAAAGAGTTCGGCATTGAGGAGATGGAGGTGGGTGGCATACACA TCGGTCGCCAGCTCTGTGGTTTTAGTCAGGAGGAGTTTCTTCAAAGAGTGCCCAGCGGAGAAATCCTGTGGAGCCACTTGGAGCTTTTACGCAAGT ATGTACTTGCCAGTCAGGATCAGGGTCAGGAAGCAACAGTCACCATTGATCAAC CTGTGCAGATCATTCCTGCCCCTGTGCAGCAGGCCACACCCACAGCCATTAAGGTGATGAAGCACAACAAAACACCCCGAGCCC GATCTCAGGAGAGGAGCGCAGCTCCTGGCAACCGCACAG GTAACAATGGTCAGATTCAGCTGTGGCAGTTTCTCCTGGAGCTGCTGACGGATAAGGACTCTCGGGACTGCATTTCCTGGGTCGGAGAGGAGGGCGAGTTCAAACTCAATCAGCCTGAGCTGGTAGCTCAGAAATGGGGCCAGCGCAAGAACAAGCCCACCATGAACTATGAGAAGCTAAGCAGAGCTCTCAG GTACTACTACGACGGAGACATGATCAGCAAAGTGCAGGGCAAGCGCTTTGTCTACAAATTTGTGTGCGACCTGAGGACTCTGATCGGATACAGCGCTGCAGAGCTCAACAGCCTGGTGACGGAGTGTGAACAGAAGAAACTGGCCCGGGTGCAGCTGCACGGCCTCGGCCAGCCCGTCAACACAGTCACGCTGGCCACCGCCACAGGCCAGCCCGTTACCACAGTCACCCTGGCCGCAGCAGCTTTAGAGAAAGACAGTTGA